AACATCGAAGTCTATGAATTTTCAGCATTGAGTAAATAACTCAATCGCTCTCTTTACATTTGCTGTTGAAATTATCcgaacaaatttaatttcgtgAGTGAAGAAAGCTTGCATGGCTTATCAGACAGTGCGAACTGTCGGTGTGttatcaatttgtatttgctgtTTGCAGAACTGTGTATGCGTTTCCTCACACCTTacgtaaaaataaaaatagccGAGTGCTCATACGCCGTGTGTGTACATAATTCTGAATAAAACTTTGGCAGTTTTTGTTgcaaccaaaccaaaccaaacccaaCCCAATCGTATCGTATCGTATCTTATCAATGCGATATCTCGCATTTTCTGATAATACCGCTCTTAGTGTATTACTCGTTGCATTCACATGAATTTTCAGTTCCGATTGcgtgctgtttttttttggctaattATTGTTATGCTCGCAACGAGCTAAAGTTAAGCTTTTATTTTAGCTGGCGGTACAATAGAAGTCAAGTGCTGCGTGGGTGGCTTTTGTTTACGTTTTAGTGGGTTTCTAGGTCAAAGTTAATGGTCACACTGTCTAGCTAAAGTGCGTGCCAGCATTGTTTTAGCTAGGCATGCGCAGCTAGAGTcggagagagagaacgagatgCACAGCACAAAAGGGAGTCAGAGAGTACATTattcttgtttgtttgatttcaattttcgtATTGGAATTTTGAGCGAATTGTTTTTGGGTAAGTCGCGGTTGCTAGCCACAAAAGAACACCAAAGGCAGAGGAAAAGgtaaaggcagcagcagcggcagctgagTGGCAAAACTTGTGTTAATAccaatgttaaatatttgagttGAATTTATCTTATCGCCGTATCTCGCGCACACACATTTTGAACCCGATACAACGAGCGTTACGTGTATTTGTTCTGCCAGGTACGTGTACTCATACTCCCCAATATGAGTACCCCCACATTCATACCTCTCATACTCAttctcatactcatactcatactcatattCGTGCTCGATGATATCACCACGCAATCTATACCGAAAAAGTCACAGTTTTAACTAATACACATACTTATGTAGTTGCAGTCGTAGTATCTTCAGCTGACattgttgtgtattttttttataagttgTATTTGACTCGTCTCTTTAATTAAACAGACTTTAATTTTGTACGTTTCGTAggtttgcataattttttgccttttgttgtctAGCGCTAAAAAAAGGCTTATCTCATCAACGAAAAATTCGTCTTTTCTTTAATCACGAACGCGAAATGCCAGAAGGCATGGCAGAAGtatgttatattattgtatttgccTTTAACCTTGCATGATTCAAAAGAGACGCCTCAACAAATCCAAATAAGATGTTAGACAAACAATTCGGTATATAGTCGACTAGCTGCTACCCTGCCatgtaagaaataattttgaatattttgtaattttccatttaaaatgtttttggttttaaaatTTCGATCTTAAAGTGACCTATTTTAAGAACCCAATTTTTAAGATgaatgttcttgattttagaaatgGGTATTTTTTCGGAGTATTATTATaagtaaaagagaaaataatcTTTAGGCGAATGTacattgttttataaatattcttgtatttattcgcaataatatatatgttacaATATAAAACTAATGTCACAATAAAACTACTCCACTATTACCTTTTAAATAATCCAACTATTcatatatcattattattaattatagatTTTAGCTCAAATTAAAACtgatattctttattttattattttctaccCACCCTCAAACTGATATTCCCCACTTTAAGCAGTTTTCACATAAACTTTAAActtgatatatgtatttatatctctctctgtgcttTGTTTATCTTATTGCCGCTACTTGCTAAAAGGCAAATCGAGTGAAAGACTCCTCACCTGCCCTAAACGAGTGCctgtgttgctgcttttgtatACTCACTCGCACGTCAATTGAATCGGAAGTGTCCAATAGctggcaaaaattaaaaatacaaaaaaaaaagaaaacaaaatgggaaggcgagaaagaaaaaaacaggTATGataaaagcagaagcagagctgaatgaaatttgtttgagAATAcctaaattttaattgcaaatcgGTCTAGCCTTGAATAAACCTGACGTCAGAACATGAAGAGATCACCGCAGAAAGTTTGCCGATCTCTCAaactgaatatatttatacaaaagtGGATTCAATAGGTGTGGTGGgcgttattaaaaaaatgtgatatgctatatatacatatacatgtatgtatgtagtatagtACACAATTAATATGTTTTGACTCTAGTAAGACtaagaacaaataaatataatgataaCATCTGAAATGGGGGCCTATGATGAAGTGCTATCGAATAAAGCGTTATTTGTCATTGCCAATGTGTATCAAATGATTGTTTGATTAAAGAAACATTCGAGTATCATACTTATGGAGTTGCGTAACACGCtgtgcaaattgtttgcactcagtcaataaatatactatatatgtagctatatatacttataacTGAGAAATAGGATAcaattaataaacacaaagcGAAAGCTGAAAATTATTTACTGGTTTCGCAGTTCGCTATTCACAactaattaagtaaataactGGTTAACTGGTTAAAAGAGAACATACGTTCATGCAAGATAAGATAATTGTAATgaattgctttatttatttttagttttcttaaattatacaatactTCTCCCCCCAAGGTCGAGAAAAGTTCCTTGCTCTTCAAAGAAACTCtctaagaaataaataaatcaagaaaaaaactgaacggatttattatttgattagaTAGCCGTGATATTTATTAATGCCATTAGCTTACTTTAACTGACAAATAAATTTCTCACTTGCGACACTCAAATCGGAGCGCAAACTTCTATCAATTATCGTAGTACTCGCAATCAATATAGCCAAAGTAATTGTATAATCTCATCGAGTCTTATGCAATCGCACCTGTTTATTTGCTGTGCAGCAGATGTCATTCAAAGAAGTGTTGTATGCCACAACAATTTAGTTGAAGTATCGATTTCAATTGCCTGCTCCCTAGTATCAATTAATAATGCCAAGTACTTCAGTTCctggaaatgaaaaatacagaTATCGCAGTTcccaattgcaaatttttttggCCAATCTGTAGCGTCTTCTCAGTTCCATATGTTCCTAGGAAAAAACCCAGTTAACAACTAACTAACGCAATGCTTACTCAATCGATCTAGGCAGGCACATGACTAATAATTCTCATTTAGTGCATATGATACCTTTGTTGACAAGTTTGACATTGCGATTAAAGTTAATTTcggtaaatatttatttacttttccgATATGATATCAGGCTGCCTTGTGCGAtcgtttaaattaatttctaacacaaaatgaaaagaataatgttaaaatgaaatgacaaATAATTTCTCCAgctttatataattgaaaCTGAGACCTCATTAACGCACACAGTTTTAGCTCAAGAttagtttgcattttttatgttttgttgtggatttgcttttgatttccGCATCTCGTCGCTCAATATCGTATGCGGCTTTGGCCGTTAACCTAAATGAAGAATTTTATTGACTCTCCcggttttcattttcatctgCAGAGCGCACAATGGAGTTGAGTGAGCGAGCTGCAACCGAGTGAGGCAAATGAGTTGCACTGAACCGGAAACATACAATTAACCGTCAATCCCCGGCAATGTTTCATAACCAATTGCATCGAAATCGCTTCAATCGGCAAACGGCCAAAGACACAAACCCATTTGGGGGTGCAGTACTCAAACTACTCGGAGtcgaaaaatgtaaatatggAAAGCGCAAATTTGGAGACCCagccagaaagagagagagagagagacgatcACGTTCCGGCTCAGCGAGTGTGCTggacatttcatttgattttggGTGTAATTTTCCGATGCCTTCTTTAGTGCAAAGATACCgagtatacaaaataagatTTGTTGTGGAAGCATTAATTGTTTCTACGTGCTGTTCTAGAAATGCTTGTCGCCAGTCATCATATACGACATATCAGCATGGAATTATGATCTACCCGAGACGTGATACCCATTTTTGGGGCTCGGCTTGGCCCCGTTTATGCTATCAGCGATTACAGTTACAATACGATGACGACTCTACTTACCAAAATCCGATGATAATGGGCAgtgtaaaattaataaaatcaacCGATAATTTACATGTAACTGTAGTTTCACTTTTGGGTCTCTCATTCCTAGAACGTATTCGTATTCGCTTGCACTGATTGTGCTTGCGTGAATAAGCCGCTGCCAGCGATAGATCGAATGAATAATTCGAAACTATTCGCTGTGTCCAGcgattgcaatttatttaattattagccatttcaatttaagtGACTTGTTGCGCACAGAGACGCAATCAGCTGAGAGTCTCTCCGAGTATCTGCATCTGCGGAGAAGattgtatctgcatctgcaactgcagttgAGACGTCGTCGTATGCAAATGAGTTTTGCAGGTGGTCGCTAATCAAGGAGCATTGTGCAGCTCAACTATTGCAATCAGGCCAAGTTTGGTTCTAGACACTGAAGAGGAATCGAATGAGCCAAGTTTACTGCAAGCAGCCGGTTTTCAAGTTGTCGCGTAATGAACTTGATTTTACCGTTTGGCTCGAAGATGACGTTTAGCTGGGTCAAGGTCAAACTCATTGCAGTATTGTTTATCATCGTTTAGCTTAAAGAGCATCAGCAAAGTAAACAGCGTCAACTGAATCTCACTTTCGTCTGTGTCTATGAGGAGGGACACTCCAAGGAGCTTTATGACGTGCTGCACACCACTTGGCATGCGTGGCacgctctcacacacacagacataacATCCATTGACAAGCTGCCACCAGGCAGCGACGATGCATCACCCAAGTCCCAATCTGTTGGCTGCTGTATTTGGCGCTGGCATTGCGAGCTGCGTTCCTCTGTGCCttgctttgattttattcatgcgtcaaacacaaaaacagtTGGCTGCCACAACGAGTTGCTGCGACTTGCGCGTACACGAAGCTGAGATTTTTCACAAGAAAATATCCATGTGAAGGCGAAACAAAAGCAAGCGCAGGCGCATTGCGAATTGCGCAGGCGATGCCTTATGTTTTGTCAATTGTCtgggacgacgacgacgacgacgacgactggGAATGGCCATCTGACGTTTTGCGTGACAGCAGCGGTAACATCTAGACATTGATTTGACTTTGACCAGTTACCAATTTTGGCAACCAGactttcatttattgttttagtCGTCGGCAGTTTGTGGTCAATTGTTCGCATAAAGGGTATCCCAATGGCGTCTGACCTCATTGGAATTTAACATGCAACTACAATTGCTcgctttcaatttttaaatattcgacACAACTTAATAAACTTAACTGACCAACGCCTTGGAAACGTTTTCGATTTAAATCTAAATTCAAAAAGTAAGTAAAGAAAGTAACTTAAATAGTCAGCCGAcaagtatgctataaaaatattagccATACGTTCAAAGTGTTTTAATCGGGCGCCTAGAAGTATGCTGCAATTTATTAGCGCTCATTTACCATGTACAGAATAGTGTCCGCTGAGATATAAGCAATGTATCGGTTCTTATCTTCTaatgttaataacattttaagaaaaagatataaaaaaattaattaaaaaagtatgtTTAAATGTGTGACATTGATTTACATTGCAATGCATtggtagtatttttgtattaaataaagtgTGAGCtgtttgtagtatattttgtgctggaatatggtatattttgaaatttcaagtACGGTCACGCTGCCGAAATCGCCGGCTGCTGCAATTTCGTGAAActtttagaaattttaatcatttatcATGGATTTGCCATTAAACGACGGAAATAGGCAACAACCTCCACCCAATCAGCATCCACTGGTAATTATAAGTAGTACTTAGCAATATAACAACTGCTGATCATGTCTCTTCCAGGCAGACTACAACTTCAGTCCCGATGAATTGAAAGCGTTACGTGAATGCAACCAGGAATCATTTGTCCAGCGATCACTACCCTTTGGTACGGGATTGGGACTGCTGGCCTATTTTGGCGTTAAGAATGGTTACATTCAGGGCAATGGAAAATACGGAGCTGTGCCGAAAGTGGTTCTGGGTGTCATTCTGGGCTACTTTGTGGGAAAGTTCAGTTATCAGCAGAAATGTGCTGAGAAAATAATGCGATTGCCCAACTCACGACTGGGTGAAATACTGCGTCAACGCAGACAAGGCGGTGGTGTCATCAGCACCATTACACCTGATGAGAATCTGGGCAGGGCATTCACTCTGGCTCCCTTCACCCCAAGCTCCGCAGATGTGTACACTGATGAGGGATTCCAGCCGTCTCGAAATACAGCTTTGAACTTGGACACGGACTCGCGACCATCGCTGTCCGGTCTGGACGACATCTATAGGCCCACGCTGGACTGTAAGCGCACatgaattcattttattttaagacaATTTATACAATCTTGTTTTATGACAGCTGCCAGCACTTTGGTGGACACGGAATTGCCATTGGAGCCGGCCAAGCCAGGTGAATCCTACGAGGATCTGCGCAAAAAGAATCGCGACGAGTACTTGAAGCGTCAGCAGAGTCCCTACTCCCGGCCATATGAAGCACCAGCCCAGCAGCCGCAGCGTGCCATTGTCGAGTTGCCTCCTCAGGACCAAAATGTTCCAATTACAAGTGGCAAGAAGAATAAATACGGTGATTCCTGGACAGATTAAAGAGCCAAAAATCATTCAAGTGCagtttgttaatatttattcgcttGTTGAATACAAAACGTATGTAGTAAAAAATTGTTCAAGGATTAGTCGTGTTATGTgtatcaattaaaatgtgtagCTTTTGTGATGTTCCATCGTGATGTAAGCTTAGGATATGATCCTGTAAAATCCGCTCTACAATTTGCCCACTTCGTGCAAATAGGCGCCCAGCAGTTTAGTCTAAAAGAGGAATTTTTCAGGCATCAGTATTGCAAAAGAATTTTAGAATTGATGCAACTTACTCCTTCAATGTAGTTGTAGATATCGATCTTCTCGTTTTGCGAGTGAGCGCCATCATCGCATGCACCGACGGGCACCAGAATGACGTTCTTGCCTGTGGCCTCCTGCAGCGTCAGAGTCACTGGAATGGAGCCGCCCTCGCGGGTCATGTCAGGTTCGACATTGAAGACATGTTTCACCGCACGCTTGGCAGCCTCGTAGTGCGGATGATTGGGATCCTCAGTCCAGGGTTTGCCAGCGGACAACATGACAACCTACAGTTAAATATAGTTAGTAAAACGATACTTGGGAATAATTATAAAAGAGTTTAAGACCTTAATTTGGTTTGGTGAGCCACGCTCGGCCCACTTGTCGTTGATGTACTTGACAACGCATTCCTCAATGTGCTTGGGATCCTGGTTGGGCACCAAGCGAATCGAGAACTTGCCAATAACCTTCTTGGGTATGACAGTTTTAGCTCCAGGCTCGTAGAAAGCACCTTCGATGCCGTGAATCGAGAGACTGGGATAACGCCATCTGGCCTGCAGCAGGCGGGTCTTGTCGCTGTTGTGGGGCAGGTGTTCGGTGCCTACGTCTTTCCTAAAAGAGAACGAGCGCAAGCATGAGATTAGTAAagagcaaataatttataatgccaCTCTATGATTAGATTAAGCAACTAACTTGTATTCGTCCACTTCAAAGTCGATGTTTTTGTAGATTTCTTCCTCGTTCTTCAATTGGGGAGCAACCtgaagaaaaattaaatcatgAGACCTTAGCAACATGCAATAGAAATCATGACTAAGTTCCACTTACATCACGATTGACACCAGGAATGAGAATGTTGGTGTCCTTATCAACCAGAGTGCTTAAAATGTAGCAGAGATCAGGCATTGCCTCGTGGACGGTGCCGCCAAAGACGCCGCTGTGCAGATCCTTCTTGGCGCACTCGATCTCCACCTGGAAGTAGGCAAGACCACGCAGTCCATAGGTGAGGCAGGGACGCTTCTTGCCCAGCCAATAGTTGTCGGAGATGCACACAAAGTCCACATCGGACAGGAAGTCGTCCTTGCGCGCCATCAACAACTCATCCAATCCCTCGCTGCCGCTCTCCTCCATGCCCTCGAAAACAAACTTGATGTTTAATGGCAGCGGAATGTTCAACTTGTTGTACGCTTCGATGGCATGAATCCAGCACAGCACAGGTCCCTTATCGTCGGTCGAGCCGCGTCCATAGAGTTTGCCGTCGATTTCAGTGAGCTCAAAGGGTTCGGTATCCCAGCCATCCTCCTTGAGTGCGGGCTGCACATCCAAGTGACCATAGACCAGCACAGTCTTCTTCGCCTTATCCTTGCCCAGTGTGCCCAGCAGTGCCTTAGGCAGCGGGAGCTCCTGTCCATTGGGCAGTGTCTGTTTACCCAGATCAACCAACTCGATCTCGGTTCCAAGCGCCTTCAACTTATCAGCTGTCCAGTCCACCATGCGATCGATCTCTCCTCGCTTCTCTGGCCATGCGGACACCGATTGTATGGCCACTGCAGTCTTCAGGGTCTCGATGTAATCAGCCTTCTTGCCGTTGACGAACCTATTGTGGTCAAGTCGATTAGTTTTATGATTGTGCTATGTAGATCAATCTTGTGGTAATGTCACTGATAAAAATGTACAGAACAATAACTATGTTGGAAATTTATGATACGTGTGGTTAACCGATATTAGTTTGTAGTCTTATCGGAAAACCTAATTGatatgcatttattatcaGAAAGGAAAACGTGCATATATGGGAATTTCCAAATTGGTTCGTTCGCACAACAAAATTCCTTATTAAATAATACCGGACATATTCTAATGTATCTATTATCTACTGCATTTTTATAATACTGTATCTGcggttttaatttgttttgttttttgagtaattattattattaatttttatgagtAGTTGTTTCATAAAATAGATTCTTTATGAAAAATAGCTTCTTTATGAAAAATAGCTtccatactatatatacaaaaaaaaatatagaaatttatcaaaaagaatctaatagaaaaatacaaaatcaagTAAAAATCAAGTTTCAgacaccacaaaaaaaaaactaatatatatgtacatatttataattttctctaaaaaaacgtaaatttataattttaaaaattaatataatgtCCTAGTTGGATTTTTAAGGAAATTCCCATACCCTTACTCTTTTTTGCCATAAGAATTTGTAAAAGAGCATTTGAAATTCGCGAGCACAGTTCTTCTTGATCTCGTTCCATCTTGTTTTTTCCATTCTTATTGACAAAGAAAGGCGACAATAGGTTATGTGcagaagaaagaagaaaaaaaacgccTTTTCATTGCGGCTGCTTTtagcaattaataataataatgaaaatcaagTGCAGCTGGTTTGTGAAATTGCAAGTTTAAATTCAAGACATGAATGGGCGTGCACTTTTATTTTGAGACTTGACAACTCGTTATCACCCGCAGACGTTGCGGCCCTTATTATCAAGCATAAATGTGAGTTGACATTTATTTACCATAAACAAGTTGCCGATAAGCaggatatacatatatgagcaaacacacatacacgtgcGTATATGGGATGCTTGCAAATGTGTTGGTGAACGTATGCACCCAACGCAACGTCATCCCACCACATCAATCTCCCATCagacgaacacacacacacatgcatagaTAAATATTAGCGGCTATTTTACTTACTCGAACAACTGctttaattcatttgaaagCTCTGCCATTTTTAAACACACACTTTTTATGGTAGCAACAAAGATAAGTAACACGTACTATTACTACTTAAATTCCTGTGACTTTAATtggcacaaacaacaaattccaGACGTCTTTCCGATCCGGCTTTTAACGTGCGAATGCGGGAAGAACGTATAGCAagtgcaaaagaaaacaatttcttGTTACGGAGCGGGTCGGCCTGCTGAGAGAGAGTCAACAAGTTTAATATTGAGAGAGAGCCCAAAAGTGAGATAGCAATATAAACTGTGTGGCCGGAACGACcattaatatataccaaataaataaattcctacattagaaatttattagaaatacttaattatatatttaacaaatatattaaattttataaaaaaaaaatttaatgaaataattattatcatttaagtaatcagctaattaattaatgttaatgtatACCGACGTCTATgcgtaaaataaataaataaaatatgctgtTTTCAGTAATTGGTagcttatttaatattttgctataTGACTTTgatgagaaaacaaaaaaaaatagatgaTTCAAAGATTGCGCTAACATACAGACATGTTTCCTCACCACTGGGAACAGTGTTACCAGCTTAGTAATGATATTGTCAATTGCTTTGCGGAAGCGGTATATTTTGGGtgcaatttggtatattttgaaattgaagttgcGGTCACGCATACGGCGCAAACGCTGCAGTAGTGAAGACATTCTCGCGagttttaattgcaataataaaattatgtcaCAAAGCTGATATTCGCTTCAATAATCATACAACATCAACGACAGCAGTATTGCGAAGGAGCGGTTGAGGTGTGTGGGTGTTccttgtttattaattaattacatgGTCGTGTCTGTGAGTGCGTGTACCGTTTTCCATATATACAATTGTGAACTGCGCTGCTGCAGTGCTGTCATCTCTCgtttggtttcgtttcgtGTATGTGTGGCGTTTGCATTTATAAATCTGTGACTGTGTGCGTgttttatgtttgtatgtttCTATGTGAGTCTATgactaaataatttttatgataaatCTGCATTTTTCCTTCGATCTGACAGGGCACTTCCAATTGGAAAGGACTTGGCCTTATTTTGTGCCAGATAATTTGACTGCGAGCAGTGTATTCGTTTTATAAAgtcattataataaatttcagcGACTAAAATAGAACATATTGCGTGCCGCTCTCTTCGAGCTtgtagttcttgttgttgttgttcttggctGTTGACTCCAAATACCAGCgaacgctgctgttgccgctgcggccgctgctgctgcgctgtcGAGCGACATAGTCATGTTTTCTGTGACTTCTTCTTTGGCTGGCATTCCGTTTAACGTGTTGCCCACTTTTTGTTCGCTTTTTCTTCCGCTCTCCCCTTTTAGTGTCACTGCTCTGCGCCCGGATTATAAATAGTTggcgttttttgttgttgttgttgttatgcgcCGGAGTTTTGCTGCCTggggtgctgttgctgccaattatttgtttgtgtaaTTAGTTCCAAGTTGTCTCATGTTATGGGAATTAGACGTAGAAAGAACAAATTTGGTtcaagacaaacaacaacaacaataacggcGAAAAGTTAGCAAAGCGGAACTGGAAATGTAGACGTCAGTTGGGTGCCGTTAGAGCTGCTCCCAGCTTTCAAGCTTGCCGACTTAGCACCAActacagcaaaaacaacaacaaatatggCGTAAATAAGAAGCAGAGAATGCCAAAGAAGAGTAAAACAatgtagcaacaacaataacaactgatCTCCAATAGCGCGCAGCTTAAAAAGAGCTTTCAGCCTCTGCAGTGCTTAACtgagtgtgttgttgttgttagtctTCTGTCTGCTTTGCCTCccaccctcacacacacacgcagagagagcgagaaagagacagTTGTTCAGTTTGTCGCCTTGGCAGTGTCCAAAACGAGCTAACGAACCAACCGATCTGCAGTTTGgcctctgtttctgttgttgttgctccccTCCAGAGTTTCCGCTTTTGCataaatggcaaataattattataaagcaATCGCCCATTTGGCATTTGCtcagttgt
This is a stretch of genomic DNA from Drosophila albomicans strain 15112-1751.03 chromosome 3, ASM965048v2, whole genome shotgun sequence. It encodes these proteins:
- the LOC117569180 gene encoding OCIA domain-containing protein 1; the encoded protein is MDLPLNDGNRQQPPPNQHPLADYNFSPDELKALRECNQESFVQRSLPFGTGLGLLAYFGVKNGYIQGNGKYGAVPKVVLGVILGYFVGKFSYQQKCAEKIMRLPNSRLGEILRQRRQGGGVISTITPDENLGRAFTLAPFTPSSADVYTDEGFQPSRNTALNLDTDSRPSLSGLDDIYRPTLDSASTLVDTELPLEPAKPGESYEDLRKKNRDEYLKRQQSPYSRPYEAPAQQPQRAIVELPPQDQNVPITSGKKNKYGDSWTD
- the LOC117569179 gene encoding cytosolic non-specific dipeptidase, encoding MAELSNELKQLFEFVNGKKADYIETLKTAVAIQSVSAWPEKRGEIDRMVDWTADKLKALGTEIELVDLGKQTLPNGQELPLPKALLGTLGKDKAKKTVLVYGHLDVQPALKEDGWDTEPFELTEIDGKLYGRGSTDDKGPVLCWIHAIEAYNKLNIPLPLNIKFVFEGMEESGSEGLDELLMARKDDFLSDVDFVCISDNYWLGKKRPCLTYGLRGLAYFQVEIECAKKDLHSGVFGGTVHEAMPDLCYILSTLVDKDTNILIPGVNRDVAPQLKNEEEIYKNIDFEVDEYKKDVGTEHLPHNSDKTRLLQARWRYPSLSIHGIEGAFYEPGAKTVIPKKVIGKFSIRLVPNQDPKHIEECVVKYINDKWAERGSPNQIKVVMLSAGKPWTEDPNHPHYEAAKRAVKHVFNVEPDMTREGGSIPVTLTLQEATGKNVILVPVGACDDGAHSQNEKIDIYNYIEGTKLLGAYLHEVGKL